In a genomic window of Vigna angularis cultivar LongXiaoDou No.4 chromosome 6, ASM1680809v1, whole genome shotgun sequence:
- the LOC108342258 gene encoding BAG family molecular chaperone regulator 2: MIRKKPSARENSSSSTVGEEETEWEMRPGGMLVQKRTVQTDAPARNLRLRIAYGALRYEISVSSLATFGEVKKVLSGETGLQVDEQRVVYRGKERQNGEYLDACGVKDRSKVVLIQDPSSIERRFIQMRINAKIQNAHRAINTVALHLDQLADQVSAIEKSISNGVKVPEVQITTLIEMLMRQAIKLESITAEGDASAQKHLQGKRVQKCVETLDELKVSNARIKPVVVTTKWETFDHIPSSTTWEIFD; the protein is encoded by the exons ATGATAAGGAAGAAACCGAGCGCCAGAGAGAATTCGTCGTCGTCGACAGTGGGAGAAGAAGAGACGGAGTGGGAAATGAGACCTGGAGGAATGTTGGTGCAGAAAAGGACTGTGCAAACGGATGCTCCAGCACGCAATTTGCGCCTTCGAATCGCCTACGGTGCTCTCCGTTACGAGATCTCCGTCAGTTCGCTGGCCACTTTCG GGGAAGTGAAGAAGGTGCTGAGTGGGGAAACGGGGTTACAGGTGGATGAACAGAGAGTGGTGTACAGAGGCAAAGAGCGACAAAACGGAGAGTATTTGGACGCGTGCGGAGTGAAAGACAGATCAAAAGTGGTGTTGATCCAAGACCCTTCCAGCATCGAACGACGCTTCATCCAGATGCGTATCAACGCTAAGATCCAAAACGCACATCGCGCAATCAACACTGTTGCACTCCACCTTGATCAGCTTGCAGACCAG GTATCTGCCATTGAAAAGTCTATTTCCAACGGAGTCAAAGTACCGGAAGTTCAAATTACAACACTAATCGAGATGCTTATGAGACAAGCAATCAAATTAGAAAGCATTACTGCAGAAGGCGATGCTTCTGCACAGAAACATTTGCAG GGAAAGAGAGTGCAAAAATGTGTAGAAACCCTGGATGAACTTAAGGTATCTAATGCCAGAATAAAGCCTGTTGTTGTCACAACCAAGTGGGAGACCTTTGATCATATTCCATCCTCCACCACTTGGGAAATATTCGATTGA
- the LOC108341657 gene encoding uncharacterized protein LOC108341657 produces MMMSGSRGRLELVVKNRLMSFLIWQSISSAIVFLHFLCFPFSPPHYPFFSFIVFLSSNLLFSPTLSFLSSPNPRPRLPLSLLFATAAAFSAALCLPATTLTSSTLPRSILRGFLTGSLFASHYLFQRRWLLHFPIIQRPPFFSFKMGVPSAARKAFKLSFLASVISGVLLELLPHPFKYAVATPRFFVEQISSLATTFVIFFSWELTHHLHWVLHTKRSIFAPPKGSAAAETNPSEHLLSALEETNPTSLLRYLAHLDLCMVCENNVDTWRRAGFFEETGETYKRVVAVCLKPLEHLATKLGEGSGNSVDKATQLSNQLLSPTDLKNVEELYNFQLYAWCSRSVASLTACSRKEDKFGVAQLSGSNAAVVSTLLSCLLAVENFMGKKTNLQPSNQLLGPAGIKWATVNSGRVDVAAGKRRSGPVNSKAYAIADVLKTSIYQIVSAFQDEMSAGAKANLLEKDWITTGKPVFGTREMLIQKLRIFLDFRAT; encoded by the exons ATGATGATGTCTGGGAGCAGAGGAAGGTTGGAGTTGGTGGTGAAGAACCGGTTGATGAGTTTCTTGATCTGGCAATCCATTTCATCAGCTATCGTCTTCCTCCATTTTCTCTGCTTTCCCTTCTCTCCACCTCACTAccctttcttctccttcatcgtcttcctctcCTCCAACCTCCTCTTCTCCCCCACCCTCTCCTTCCTCTCCTCCCCCAACCCCCGCCCCCGCCTCCCCCTCTCTCTCCTTTTTGCCACCGCCGCCGCCTTCTCCGCCGCCCTCTGCCTCCCCGCCACCACCCTCACCTCGTCCACTCTCCCCCGATCAATCCTCCGGGGCTTCCTCACCGGCTCCCTCTTCGCTTCTCATTACCTTTTCCAGCGCCGATGGCTCCTCCACTTCCCCATCATCCAG CGTCCTCCCTTTTTCAGCTTCAAGATGGGTGTTCCTTCCGCTGCTCGAAAAGCCTTCAAGCTTTCCTTTCTTGCTTCCGTTATATCCGGTGTTCTGTTAGAGCTTCTCCCGCATCCGTTTAAGTACGCGGTCGCCACTCCAAGATTCTTCGTGGAGCAGATATCCTCTCTTGCTACCACTTTTGTTATCTTCTTCTCTTGGGAGTTGACTCATCATTTGCATTGG GTTTTGCACACTAAGAGGTCCATATTTGCACCTCCAAAAGGATCGGCAGCAGCAGAAACAAATCCAAGTGAGCATCTCCTTTCAGCCTTGGAGGAGACTAATCCTACATCGCTTCTAAGATATCTTGCACATCTTGATCTGTGTATGGTTTGCGAGAACAATGTTGACACTTGGAGGCGTGCGGGGTTTTTTGAAGAAACCGGTGAAACTTACAAAAGAGTAGTTGCTGTGTGCTTGAAGCCGTTGGAACACCTTGCAACTAAATTAGGTGAAGGCTCAGGAAATTCTGTTGACAAAGCTACTCAATTATCAAATCAGCTGTTGTCCCCCACGGATTTGAAGAACGTGGAAGAACTGTACAACTTCCAG CTATATGCATGGTGTTCAAGGAGTGTTGCTTCACTGACTGCCTGTTCACGTAAAGAAGACAAGTTTGGGGTTGCTCAGCTTTCCGGGAGTAACGCTGCTGTGGTTTCAACACTTCTATCCTGCCTTCTGGCTGTTGAAAATTTCATGGGAAAGAAAACAAACCTGCAACCCTCAAATCAGTTGCTGGGACCTGCTGGTATCAAATGGGCAACTGTGAATAGTGGAAGAGTAGATGTTGCAGCTGGTAAAAGAAGAAGTGGCCCAGTGAATTCAAAAGCTTATGCTATTGCTGACGTTCTGAAGACTTCAATCTACCAAATAGTCTCTGCATTCCAAGATGAAATGTCGGCTGGTGCTAAAGCAAATCTTCTGGAGAAGGACTGGATCACCACTGGGAAGCCCGTTTTTGGCACTCGGGAGATGCTAATACAAAAATTACGTATTTTTCTTGATTTTCGAGCTACCTAA
- the LOC108341803 gene encoding pentatricopeptide repeat-containing protein At3g25210, mitochondrial, whose product MAIIVPKRLFTLRAAYSLIPFTRPQTSLPLTRPLLHARPSSTQPSRTPSEKQFETWVQALKPGFTPFDVAEALQAQSDPDLALDIFRWTAQQRNYKHTSQTYLLIIKHLIAGRRYRHAETLIEEVIAGACHDVSVPLYNSIIRFCCGRKFLFNRAFDVYKKMLNSNDCKPDLETYSLLFNSLLRRFNKLHVCYVYLHAVRSLTKQMKASGVIPDTFVLNMIIKAYAMCLEVDEAVRVFREMGLYGCEPNAYSYGYLAKGLCEKGRVSQGLEFYREMRVKGLVPSTSTYVIIVCSLAMERRFEDAIEVVFDMLGQSRSPDHLTYKTVLEGLCREGRVDDAFELLDEWKKRDASMGEKMYVSLLDGLHFSCRE is encoded by the coding sequence ATGGCAATCATCGTCCCCAAACGCCTCTTCACCCTCCGCGCCGCTTATTCCCTAATTCCATTCACGCGGCCACAAACTTCTCTCCCCCTCACGCGACCCCTACTCCACGCGCGCCCGTCCTCCACCCAGCCATCGAGAACCCCGTCGGAGAAACAATTCGAGACGTGGGTGCAGGCCCTGAAACCGGGCTTCACCCCCTTCGACGTTGCCGAGGCCCTGCAGGCCCAATCAGACCCGGACCTGGCCCTCGATATCTTCCGCTGGACCGCGCAGCAGCGCAACTACAAGCACACTAGCCAAACCTACCTCCTCATCATCAAACACCTAATCGCCGGCCGCCGCTACCGCCACGCCGAAACCCTGATAGAGGAGGTCATTGCTGGCGCCTGCCACGACGTCTCCGTCCCTCTCTACAACTCTATCATTCGATTCTGCTGCGGTCGCAAATTCCTCTTCAATCGCGCCTTCGATGTCTACAAGAAGATGCTTAATTCCAACGATTGTAAACCTGACCTCGAAACCTATTCCCTTTTGTTCAACTCGCTGCTTCGGAGGTTCAATAAGTTGCATGTTTGTTACGTGTATCTGCACGCAGTTAGGTCTTTGACTAAGCAAATGAAGGCTTCTGGTGTTATTCCTGATACCTTTGTATTGAACATGATCATCAAGGCTTATGCCATGTGCTTGGAGGTGGATGAGGCGGTTCGGGTTTTTCGCGAAATGGGGTTGTATGGCTGTGAGCCTAACGCTTATAGTTATGGCTACCTTGCCAAGGGGTTGTGTGAGAAAGGGAGGGTGAGTCAGGGTTTGGAGTTTTATAGGGAGATGAGAGTGAAGGGTCTTGTGCCTAGTACCAGTACTTACGTGATAATCGTGTGTAGTCTTGCGATGGAGCGAAGGTTTGAGGACGCCATTGAGGTTGTGTTTGATATGTTGGGGCAGTCTAGGTCCCCTGATCATCTCACTTACAAGACTGTTTTGGAAGGGTTGTGTCGGGAGGGAAGGGTCGATGATGCTTTTGAACTGCTTGATGAATGGAAGAAGAGGGATGCTTCCATGGGTGAGAAGATGTACGTGAGTTTGTTGGACGGGTTGCATTTTTCGTGCCGGGAGTAG
- the LOC108343049 gene encoding CSC1-like protein ERD4, which translates to MDFTSFLTSLGTSFLIFLVLMIVFAFLSSKPGNNVVYYPNRILKGLDPSEGGPKSRNPFSWIKEAMSSSERDIVAMSGVDTAVYFVFLTTVLGILVLSGVILLPVLLPLSATDNAVKRQDAKAQTTSKGTFNELDKLSMANITARSSRLWGFLIACYWVSIVTFVLLWRAYKHVSWLRAEALKSPDVRPQQFAIVVRDIPNATQGQTKKEQVDTYFKAIYPEAFYRSMIVTDNKVVNKTWESLEGFKKKLARAEAVYERSKTTAKPEGTRPTNKTGFLGLVGEKVDSIDYYNDKINELVTKLESEQKVTLREKQQDAALVFFSSRVVAASAAQSLHAQMVDTWSVFDAPEPIQLIWPNLKIKYFQRELRQYLVYVIVALTIFFYMIPITFISAFTTLDNLVKYLPFIKPIVRIKALRTVLEAYLPQLALIIFLALLPKLLLFLSKFEGIPTESHAVRAASGKYYYFIVLNVFIGVTIGGTLFKAFHRIQDNPNINEIASLLAESLPGNATFFLTYVALKFFVGYGLELSRIVPLIIYHLKRKYLCKTEAELKEAWQPGDLGYATRVPGDMLIVTIVFCYSVIAPVIIPFGVLYFGLGWLVLRNQALKVYVPTYESYGRMWPHIHKRVLASLILYQITMFGYFGAQKFYYTPLVLPLPFLSLIFGFVCGKKFYPAFEHPALEVAANPLKEPPNMELIFRSFIPPSLSSEKIEDDQFEDALSSVSRRTAV; encoded by the exons ATGGATTTTACTTCGTTTTTGACGTCCCTGGGAACTTCGTTTCtgatatttttggttttgatgATCGTGTTTGCTTTTCTATCGAGTAAGCCTGGGAACAATGTGGTGTACTACCCCAACAGGATCCTCAAGGGGTTGGATCCGTCGGAAGGAGGGCCCAAGAGCCGCAACCCTTTCTCATGGATCAAGGAGGCCATGTCTTCTTCAGAACGTGATATTGTTGCCATGTCTGGGGTTGACACTGCCGTCTACTTTGTCTTTCTCACCACTG TGTTGGGCATCCTAGTTTTATCTGGAGTTATTCTGCTACCCGTTCTTCTGCCGCTTTCTGCTACTGACAATGCTGTGAAGAGACAAGATGCAAAAGCACAAACAACTAGCAAAGGAACTTTCAATGAACTTGACAAGTTATCAATGGCTAACATCACG GCAAGGAGTTCAAGGCTGTGGGGATTTTTAATTGCCTGTTACTGGGTTTCAATCGTTACATTTGTTCTCCTGTGGAGAGCTTACAAACATGTCTCATGGCTGCGAGCTGAAGCTCTTAAGTCCCCTGATGTGAGGCCTCAACAGTTTGCTATAGTTGTGAGAGACATACCTAATGCTACTCAAGGTCAGACTAAGAAGGAACAGGTTGACACTTACTTTAAAGCCATCTATCCAGAGGCATTTTACAGATCTATGATCGTAACAGACAACAAAGTG GTGAACAAGACTTGGGAGAGCTTAGAAGGGTTTAAGAAGAAGCTTGCCCGTGCCGAAGCAGTATATGAAAGGTCTAAAACAACTGCTAAACCAGAAGGAACAAGACCTACTAACAAGACTGGCTTCCTTGGACTTGTTGGTGAAAAGGTCGATAGCATAGATTATTACAATGATAAGATTAATGAACTTGTTACCAAATTGGAATCTGAGCAAAAGGTCACCCTTAGAGAGAAGCAGCAAGACGCTGCTCTGGTGTTTTTCTCAAGTAGGGTGGTTGCAGCTTCTGCAGCTCAGAGTTTGCATGCGCAAATGGTTGACACTTGGTCAGTCTTTGATGCTCCTGAACCCATTCAACTAATATGGCCTAATTTGAAAATCAAGTATTTTCAGAGAGAGCTGAGGCAGTACTTGGTTTATGTCATTGTGGCATTGACTATATTCTTCTACATGATCCCAATTACATTTATATCTGCATTTACTACTTTGGACAATTTGGTGAAATATCTTCCATTTATAAAGCCAATTGTTCGTATAAAGGCTTTAAGAACAGTGTTGGAAGCTTACCTCCCTCAGCTTGCGCTGATTATTTTCTTGGCATTGTTACCCAAGTTGCTTCTGTTCTTGTCTAAATTTGAAGGCATTCCAACTGAAAGTCACGCAGTTAGAGCTGCATCTGGAAAATACTATTATTTCATCGTGCTGAACGTTTTCATTGGAGTTACTATAGGTGGAACCTTGTTCAAAGCATTCCATAGAATTCAGGATAACCCCAACATAAATGAAATTGCGTCCTTGCTAGCTGAAAGCCTCCCCGGAAATGCTACTTTTTTCTTGACCTATGTCGCCCTTAA ATTTTTCGTTGGCTATGGCCTTGAACTGTCCCGAATAGTTCCTCTCATTATATACCATTTGAAGAGAAAGTATCTTTGCAAGACCGAAGCTGAGTTGAAAGAGGCTTGGCAACCTGGAGATCTTGGTTATGCAACAAGAGTTCCCGGTGACATGCTGATTGTCACAATTGTGTTCTGTTACTCTGTTATTGCTCCTGTAATAATCCCATTTGGTGTTCTATATTTTGGCCTCGGATGGCTTGTCCTGCGAAATCAG GCACTCAAAGTCTACGTACCAACATATGAAAGTTATGGAAGAATGTGGCCTCACATACACAAGCGTGTACTAGCATCTCTGATATTATATCAAATTACCATGTTTGGATACTTTGGGGCGCAGAAATTCTACTATACACCACTTGTGCTTCCTCTTCCTTTTTTGTCACTGATCTTTGGTTTTGTCTGCGGAAAGAAATTCTACCCTGCCTTCGAACATCCTGCACTTGAGGTTGCAGCTAATCCACTTAAGGAACCCCCCAACATGGAATTGATTTTCAGATCTTTCATTCCACCTAGCTTGAGTTCTGAGAAGATAGAAGATGACCAGTTTGAAGATGCATTATCTTCAGTTTCGAGAAGAACAGCTGTTTGA